From Leptotrichia wadei, one genomic window encodes:
- the nth gene encoding endonuclease III, protein MTKKERFKKVFPILKEKFGNPKAALEFETPYQLMVAVILSAQCTDARVNIVTKELFKVVKEPEDIRQMDLETLEKYIKSTGFYRNKAKNIKLNAEMILEKYDDKIPKELEKLVELPGVGRKTANVVLGELWNIREGIVVDTHVKRLSNRIGFVKSENPEIIERELMKFVPKKDWFVYSHYMILHGRDKCIARSPKCDICEIRNYCKYNLDNLRKE, encoded by the coding sequence ATGACAAAAAAGGAAAGATTTAAAAAGGTATTTCCAATATTAAAGGAAAAGTTTGGAAATCCAAAAGCGGCTTTGGAATTTGAAACACCTTATCAGCTGATGGTTGCGGTGATTCTCTCGGCTCAATGTACTGATGCACGTGTCAATATTGTTACAAAGGAACTTTTTAAAGTTGTGAAGGAACCTGAGGATATAAGGCAAATGGACTTGGAAACATTGGAAAAGTACATAAAGTCAACGGGATTTTACAGAAATAAGGCTAAGAATATAAAATTGAATGCTGAAATGATATTGGAAAAGTACGATGACAAAATTCCAAAGGAACTGGAAAAGCTAGTGGAACTGCCAGGCGTAGGTCGAAAAACTGCAAATGTCGTTCTAGGTGAACTTTGGAACATTCGTGAAGGAATTGTAGTCGATACACATGTAAAAAGGCTATCCAACCGTATTGGATTTGTAAAAAGTGAAAATCCTGAAATTATCGAGAGGGAACTTATGAAATTCGTGCCTAAAAAGGACTGGTTTGTATATTCGCATTATATGATTTTACATGGGCGGGATAAGTGCATTGCTAGAAGTCCGAAATGTGATATATGTGAAATTCGGAATTATTGTAAGTATAATTTAGATAATTTAAGGAAAGAGTAA